In Gammaproteobacteria bacterium, the sequence AACCGCAAGGAGTTTGTCGAGCGGCTACAGGGCTTCGTCAATCTTCTAAAACCTAAATCCAAAGCGGTGTTCTATTACGCAGGTCATGCGGTACAGATAAAAGGCGAGAATTATCTGGTACCGACGAAAGCGCGCGTACGATCGTGGAACGAGGTGACCGCCGAACTAGTCAGCGTCGATTCCGTGCTTACCTATATGAAAAAAGCGCAGGTCGGCTTCAGCATGGTTATTCTCGACGCCTGTCGCAACAATCCGTTCACCGCTGCCGGCCAGCACAACAGCCGCAGCATGACGCGCAGTGCCCTGCCGGTATCAGTATCGCCGCCCGCCGCAAAGGCCGGTGATGTGGCCTATGGCCTCGGTGCAATCCGCGACGCACCGGTCGGTTCGATCGTGCTTTACGCCACCGGCTCGGATGATGTCGCCTATGACGGCGAAGGCCGCAACGGCCCACTCACCAAGCACATATTGATGCACATCGAGACGCCGGGAATCACCGTCGAAGAAATGATCAAACGCGTTACCGCGGGGGTACAGAACGAAACCCTCAAAACCGTCGGCCACCGGCAAACGCCGTTCGTCTATTCGTCATTCACCGGTGAATTCTGCTTTACGGTGTGCGGTCCGAAGGTCGATGTCGTCGAAATGAACCAACTCCGTCAAGAACGCGCCGAGCTTCAAAAACAACTTGCCAATCCAAAAAGTAAACAACGTGTATTTGTACCACCGACGCTGTAACAGGACGGCGTCGAAAAAACTCACTACGGAGGAATCGTGAAATTTGTTCGGTCAATATCGGCGTGTGTCGCCTTGTTAGTCTTACCTCTGGTTAGTCATGCAGAGCAAAAAACCGAGCTACCCGCTTCGCCATGGACGGTCACCGTCGGCACCAAGGCTTGGCTTAGCACTTGGACCAGCTGGGAGATCACCCGCGTGCAAGCCGGCGGCAGTTCGCTGCAAGCGCTCACGCCATTATCGAGCGACAGCGAAGTCGCGTTCACGCCGTTCGTTAATCTTCGGCATGAGCGGCTATTCGCCACCGCCAGCTTCATGACCGACACCGACTACACGCTCGAAAGCTCGCTCAGCTCACGCAGCGGCACGCGCTCCGAACGCGACCTCAACGTCGGCTACGACATCTTACCCGGGCTATCGCTGACCGCAGGTTACAAGCAGCTTACTCAAGACGTCGGCGGCGAATACAAGTGGCGCGGTCCCACACTGGCGGCCAGCGTTTCGGCACCATTGCAATCCGGCCTGAGTGCGTACGGAACCTATGGCATTGGTTGGCTAAAGGCGACGTTGCCAACCGAGGACGCCTCGGGCAGCACCTCGCTCGACGCCGACTACACCGTGAGTGAATTTGGCCTGGCCTATTCATTCGACCGCGAACGAACCGGCTTTGCCACGCTGACGCTGACGATGGGATACCGGGCACAAACCGTTATCACCCGCGACTACGCGCTATCGTCCCAGCCCGGTGGCGCGGTTTACGCCAATGATGATGCACGCGACTTCACGCAGGGACTCACGTTCAGCGTTATCGGCACCTTTTAAGTCGCAGCGCCAGTACCACGATTTCGGCGATGTGTGTCGAGACCGATACGCATCGCCGAATCAGTTTTCTTAAAGCGATGGGTTTCCGGCACGTGTCCCGTGAGCCTTCAGGCCCTTCTAGCAGGCTCCTAGCTTCAAAACGGCCTTTCTAGGGCCAAATTTGTACGTGTGTACGTTGTCCGGACATTTGCCTACAATACAAAGCTAAGCCGTACAGCGATCAGAGAGAAGGAGCCCCTATGCAGAAATCCGAACACACTCGGTCGCGGCCGAAGTGCGTCCGCGCCACATCGGGAAAGGCCTCGCCGACAAGGGTGACCAGCCGTGCCGCGAGTTCGCGGCGGGGGCTCGTCCAAAAGCCGAACGTACGCACGAAACCCGCACGCACCAAAGTGACTGTTCCGCGCGCGCGCGTAATCGCGCCAAAGCTCGATCGACTCGACCTGCGCGTGAACCAGGACATGAAAAAGTTGTTTGCCCGCGCTGCAGATTTCCTCGGTGGTTCAATTACGTCGTTCGTGCTCGAAAGCGCGCAGCTGCGCGCCACGGACATCATTCAGCGTTTCGAGCAGATTCAGCTCAGTAACGCGGACCGCGACGTTTTACTTGCCGCGCTCGCGAACCCGCCCGAGCCGAACGCCGCACTGCGCGCGGCTTTCGAGAAATACGGCCACGTCAATCGGAAGTAGCCAATCCTTCCAATCGTTAACATCGAAGAACGGCACGTCCGTGATCAGTTCGATTGCGGAGATGCTCCTTTGAACGTTTACCTGCGTCGGTACGCGTTGCTCAACCATCAGCAAGACATCGCGCGCACCGCCGTAGCGATCGACGACGCCGCACGTGTGTTTGGTTTCTACAATGTCGCCACCGGCAGCATTGGCTTTGACGAGTTGCCGCCGAACTTCGCAAAGAAGGGATTTCCGAAATATCCCGTGTCTGCCGTTCGCCTGGCTCGTCTGGCGGTCGACCTCACGATGCAAGGCAAAGGGTTGGGCGCCGCCCTTCTCATCGGTTCGCTCGAGCGCGCTTGGTCGGCCGCACAACTGGTCGGCGTTCATATCATCGTTGTCGACGCTAAAAATGACAAAGCCAAAGCGTTTTACAACCACTTTGGCTTTATTGAATTACCGCACTCCCCGATGACACTCATACTGCCGATGTCGACAGTAGAACGTCTCGTTGGCAAGTAGGGAGGGGCAGTAATGCTGCTTTCGCTTCGTGCATCGCAGACGGTCCGGACGGTGGGCAGATACACTTTCTGGTAGGGCCGTAATATCCAGCTTTAGTCCTTAAGTTTTCAGCGATTGAGCTTGAATCGTAAATCTTCGATCGCTGAAGAGTTTTGCAAGCGCGTTACTTGCCGGCCTGCTTCTTCGCGTCCTGCAATCGAAAGGGTTGGAAAGTGACGCGTCGCCCAATCGTTGTTTGCTATGCTCAGAGCAGCAAACAGCAGCCGAGAGGGATCGACATGCAAGCAAAATGGACAGCCATGATCTGCTTCCTATTAGTAACCGCGGCCATGCCGGCGGCCAGCGACACCATTACCCTGCGAGCGGATGTGTGGTGTCCCTACAATTGCGAGCCGGAGTCTGATAATCCCGGCTACATGATCGAGTTGGCAAAACTAGCATTCGAAAAAGCGGGTCATAAAGTCAGCTACCGACAACGCGACTGGAAAGAGGCGATCGCCGACAGCCGCGCCGGCAAGTACACCGGAATCGTTGGCGCCTCCCGCCCTGACGCACCCGATTTCGTATTTCCCGAAGAGTCGCTCGGCCGCTCTCGGTCGTGTTTCTTTACCAATCCCAATGACAGCTGGAGTTACAGCGGTCCCGCGTCCATTACCGCCAACATGAAAGTGGCAACGATCAGCGGCTATGCCTACGGCGCAGAGATTGACGGTCTGATTGCGAAATTTCCGGAACGATTCAAGACGATGACGGGCCAAGAAGGCAAAGAGAATCCGCTAGCCGCGAACATCATTCGACTGTGGGACCGCAAGGTCAACGCCTTGGTCGACGACCGCAATGTCGTGCTCAACACCCTCGGCGGGATTAAAGCCATCGGCAAGCTTCGGGAAGCCGGTTGTGCCCAGGAAAACAGCGAGGTGTATATCGCGTTTTCCCCTAAGCATCCGAAAGCCAAAGAGTACGCGCAATTGCTCAGCAACGCCGTGACTCAGGCCCGGCAAAACGGCACGCTCAAGGCGATCCTTGCGAAATACGGGTTGACGGATTGGAAGTGATAACCGGCGGAGATAGAACGCATTAGTTATGGGTACGCAAACTACCTCTGGAAGCAATCGTAAATCGAAACCGTGGTCTGTCGCCGATTACTTCTACACTCAATTACTAATTAGCTCATAAGTTATTTATCATTAATTCGTTGGATAAATTCCATGCGGTTACCGAAAGGATCACGGCACTCGAAGCGATCATAACCAGGAATGGGTAGTCCATCCTGAGGTTCGATGCCGTGACTTACGAGAAGCTCACGCACTGTGGCGAGATCACCAACCGCATAAGCGACATGCGCTTTCGTCTTAGTTCGATCAAATCCGTCCTCGGTGCCGACGTGAACTTGGAGGTTGGGCAGCTGCATCCAGAAGCCGCCCCGTCCATTGAGATTTTCTGGTTTGGTAATTTCACCAAGCCCAAGTAGTCCGCAATAAAACCCCCGCGCTTGGTCTTCTGTGCCGGTTGGGATGGTAATTTGCGCGTGGTGTACGCTAAGAATCATAAGGACTCCTGTTTTGATCTACGCGGTGGGAAACGATCGGGGACAGACCCGAATGGCACTTACTTAAGCGCCGTCGACAACAGATGCCACGATTGACTCCTCCCCCTTCAGGGGGGAGGTTGGGAGGGGGGTGGGTTTTATGGCAGCGATAACCGAGTAAAAAACCCACCCCCACCCCAGCCCTCCCCCTGAGGGGGAGGGAGCTAGAGCGTGCCGCGGCTTAAGTAAGTACCATTCGGGACAGACCCTGACGTTACACGAATGTCAGCGATGGGCTCATCCGTACAATTTGCATCTTCATTTTCCTATCATGGCTAACGCCAAGCTAAGCCGCGCCGGCCGCGAACATAGCCGCGAAGCGCCGCGTTGTCTCACGGCGCCGACTTGAGCGACGTGTTATGTGATTTTTTTGCCAGAACATAATCTTGAAATAGTTTATGAATCTTGGGTTGCTCTTCAAAGGTTTCGAAATTGGCTGAGCATCCGGTAATGTAAACGCAATTTCCGTCAACAAACGCCAATCTGTAATCCTTCTCATCCCCAAAAGAGAGAGCGATTCTTCGGCGAAGAGTTTGATACTTGTTTGAAAAACACTCTTCACTCAATCCGAAATAAAAATATGTATCGGGTAAATCGCGAACCGGCAATTTGCTTCTGATGAGCTGATACTTTACCGAAATAGTCGGGCCCGGCTCACTTAACTTTGTGTAGTCATATGAATCTGGAAGCGACTTTGTAAGATAGCCCCATTCTGATACGACGTTTTTCTCCACCACCACATTTCCATTTACTTCGTTCGCATATATTGCGAACGAGAAAAAAATACAGATCAGACATGTTACAAAAGCTCTCAATGGGATGAGCAGAGTGTATATCGGTCTCATGTTTTTAAGCATACCGTAAAGTTAACCGGCGCGGGCCACGAGCGTTAAACCTAGATGATATCCGGGACAGATTTATATTATTCAGTGAGCTCGACGCAGGTAACCATAGACGCCACTGTTTTCCGTCTCAATCGCCCATCTGTTCTCAGTACTCGTGATTACTACCGATCACTCGCGCCACCTCTGCGCTCAACGCGGCGCATATCCAGTGAATCGCCGAATCTGTTCCCGCGTATCGTCATCCCAAGCCACCGGCTGCGGTTGGCCGGGATCCGGTGGTGATGGGTGTTCTTCCGCTGACCAAATAAACGCCGCCGGATAGCCTCTGCTCTGCGCATGTTGTAAGCGGTGACAAACAATATTCTCCGGTTCGCGCCGTTCTTGCTCGGCCAACTCGGGCCAGGGGCGATGTGGGGCGCTGGCGAATTCGCCGATGATCAGCGGGTACTCGGCGGAGAAGGTATGGCGCGGTAGCGCTAGGTCGTGTGGATAGTAGTGAAACTGGTGTAGTCGTACTTGCAGTTCGATCGAGCGCCAGGCGTCGACGGTGGCATGGCTGGCGAAGCCGATCGAGGAACGCAGGCCGGTGCTGTTGATCATCGCGACACCTTCGCGCAAGAACGCCAGCATCGAACTCAAATCGAGCGTCGGGCGGCTTCCGCGCGGTACGCCGCTGCCGGGGTTGCGTACACACCATTCCGGTTCGTTGCACAGATCCCACGCGTAAATGATATCGCTGAAGCCGCGCGAGGCCTCGAGCAAGGCGCGCAACGCGTTGCGCAGAAACTGCGGGCGTTGCGCGCTGTCGCTGATTAATTGTTGGCGCCCGCCGCTGACGTAGTCGGTGGCGGTGCCACTGGGATCGAGGAACATGCGGAAGTCGGCGAACACCGGCATTAGTTTTATGTTGGCGCGGCGGAAGAATGGCAAGGCACTGGCAAAATCGTCGATCACCGCCTGCGCCAACCTTGGCACGCTGGCGATTTGCCAGCTGCCGGAGCTCAAGCGCGGTGCTTCCGTGCCGATGCCGTACAACAATCCGCTGCCGAGCACCCACCAGCGCACGGCGAAGATGCCGAGTTGGCGGTACTGCTCGAGGTCGCTCTCGATACGGCTGCGCCAATCGGCGCGCGTGCCCCAGGCATCGCCACTACTGTTCACCGGCGGTTGGCCGAAGTCCCAATCGCAGTGAATCCATGGATAGTTGATGCCGACTTGCATGATCAAACGGTCTCGAAGAAGCGCGCGTCGGTGACCAGCAGTCGTTCAATCACGCTGCCGCTGCTAGCGCTCGGATAATAATTCAGGAACAACTCGTTGTTGGCGGGATCGACGATCGGCTGCAACACGGTGTACTCGACACGCGTGGCATTGTAAGACAGCAACTGCTGCGAGCTGTCGTAACTGAAACTCCAGGTCCAACTGTCCATGAACTCGTCGATGGTGGCGTGGCCGTAGCGCACGTACTCGGGAAATGCATGTGACGATTGATAACGCGGTTCGTTGGCGACCATGTCATCGCGCACGGCGCGTTTGCGCGCGTCGTAGCTGCTGGGATCGGGCGTGACGCTGACCGAACCTGGCTGATCCAGAAACGTACGATTCGTCACACGGAACTCGGCCGGTGTCGCGTCGCGGCGGTTGGTAATCGGCGAGATGACGCGCGTCGTGAGACTTTGTGTCGACGTAATGCGCCGCGGGATCCACTCGCCCCAGCTGCGCGCCGGCACCGGCGTGCCGTCGATGCGCGTGAAACCCGCGGCGCCGAACGCGCGCACGGCCGCCGCCTTGTTGCGAAACGCCGCGGCACGCGCCTGCGTGAAACCGTAGGCCATGTATTCGGCAAAGCCGGCCGGGCGCGACTGCTGCGCCACGACATGAAAATGTTTCGGCGCCACCACCGGCAAGGTGTTGCCGAACGCCTCCTTGAGTTTGCGCAAGTACGGCACGGCTTGGCCGATGCGGCAACCGCGGATCAACACTTGCGCCGCGATCGGCTGACCCGTGGTGGCATCGTTCGGTCGCGGATCGAGCAGCGGGGATGCGATTGTCAACGTGTTGCCGCGCACCGCTGCCTCTAAGTCTTCGTACGTAATGTGATTCGCGCCGAGCGTATCGAGCTTCATGAACAACAAACCTTCCGGGTTGGTGTGCGAGCTGATCAGCAGATGACGGATCGGGTGCGTGATTTGATCGCTGCGTCCGAGCGCGCGCACGAAACCGCGTAGGCTGTCGACTAGCGTATCGCTGAACAACACGGTGTCGGTACGCACACCCATAAGTTGTTGCATGCGCCGATCGTAGGCTGACGTTCCCGGGACGAACGCCAGATCGCGCGCGTTGTTATCGGCTTCTTGTTGCAGCGCCGTGGTAACGCTGGACGGCGGCGGGTCGACGACGCGCACGGTATCGCCGTCTTCCAACGCTGTTGTGGCACTGATCGGCGTGACTGCCGTGCCGGCGCGGAACACGCGCACGCCGTCGTGAGCGATGAGGATGGGAATGCGCCACGCTTGCACATCCTGCTGGCGCAGGAAACGATCGAGTCGCGCGGTGCCGTCGACGATGTAGTCAGCCATGACGAATGATCAACAGTTATCTCAAGAATAACTTCAACTGATATTGCCCCACCCTAACCATTCCCGCCCGGTGCGCGCGACCTCAGCGCGCCCGTTCGGCGGCATGAATGTCCACCGGACATTCATGCAGGCCCCGCCTCACCCCGCGCAACAGCGCGGGGGAGGGAACAAAAGAGAAAAGCACGCGCCTCGTTGTGCAAACGCCAGCCTCTTAAATTCCCTCCCCCGCTGCTTTTGCGGGGGAGGGTTAGGGTGGGGGTATTTTAAGATGGCTTCTAGGAAACCTTACTGATTAATTCCCTCTTCCAAAGGGAGAGGGACAATACGTCAGAACATTTTTAACTGAAGCAGAATGCCAGCTCACGCCGATGGCAGTATTTCATTGAACGCGATATCGAGCGCGCTAGTCGGCGTGTATTCATACCACTGGCCGATGAGCGAGGCCTCGGCCCAGCTGACGATGTCGGCGTTCTCGCCGGTGCCACCTTCAGCACCATCGGCGCCGAGCGAAACGAGATCGTAATCATTCACGCGACCGGGCGAGCGATACACATAGGCGTTGCCCCACGGATCGGCCGCCGGCACCGTGCCGTAAGTGCTCAGCACCGCCAGACCTTGGGCCGTGGTTGGATACGCACCGTGATCATTCATATAAGACTCGATCCAGCCGATGACTTGCTGCATCTGCTCCCACGTGCGCCGCTGCAACGGCGTTAGCAGCGGGCGGGCGTTCTCGATCGGGTTCGCCGGTTGAATACCGGGATAGTTGGTCTTGGCATACGCCTCCATCTCTTCGGCGATCGTAAGATACCGACGCGTCGCCGGCGCGCCCAGCACACCGCCGTCGATGAACGAAACAAAGTCGCGCTCAAAGCCGGGGCGGATGGTCAGCACCACGCGCGCACTGCCGGCGCGCAAGAACGTGCGGTGCATGAAATCCGGATGGTCGAGATATTTTTTAAATTCCCAACGACTGGTGTGCGACCAGAAGTAGGGATACAAGAAATACAACATGTTCTCCCACTCGATGGCGTGATGCAGAAACTTGATGATCTCGCCCTGCGCCATCACTTTCGACCAGATGTCGGCATTGGTCACCGATTCGCTCGGGCCGTATAAATCTTCCGGCAACCCGGGCGACACGAACGTGAATGACGGACCGAACAACCAGCGCAAGACGCCTTTGGCCACTTCTTCGCGCTCGATCTTGCGCAGCGACAACGCGTCTTGCGAGCCGAGGTCTTCTTGCAACTGCGTCAGGCGCGCTTTGAGGTTGGCGCGATTCGATTCGTAGCGCGCTTGCGCGGCGTCGCGCATCGCGCCCCAGGCACGCATTTGCCACGCCTGATACACCTCGGTTTTTAACTGCGCGGTGATGACGACCTCGAGCGTAAACGACGACAACTGCCAGCTGAACACGTTGATGGTGAAGCGGCCGGAGGCGCCGATCCAATGCGCGACATCGGTTTCGATGCGGTTGTCGGAGTCCTGGTCTTCCCAGGTCCACACGGTCAGGCTCGGCGACACCGCCTGCACGAAATAATCGTCCGCCACGTCGATGTCGAAGGCGTTGTTCTCCGCGTGCTTGGATTCATCGAAGCTGCCCCATTGGCGCGAGAACGCGCGCACGATGCGCAGCTCCGCGGCCGGCGGTGGCTCCACAGCGATACCGTACAACGCGGCCAGCGACATGTAGCTCGTGCGCGTCAACGCCGAGGGTTGCAAGTCGAAACGCGCCCACGGCAGTGTGGCGTCGATCGCGCCGAAGCCTTGACCGAGCGCGGCCTGAATCGAACGGATCTCGAGGATCTTCGACAGAATGTCCGAGCCCGGCTCCGGAATGGTGACGTCGTACGTCAAACGCACGCCGTAACGATACAAATCCACGCGCCACTTGCGGATGAGCTGGTAGTAATCCGCACGCGTCGCGCGATCGGTGAACGGATTTTTGATCAACCGCACCGCTTGGTCTTCCGTGCCGGAAGCCGATGCCACCTTGAAGCTGACCTTGTGTTCCTTCTTCGTGCGCGCGGACGCCTTGCGCGTGAGCTCACTGCTTTGATTGCGCGAAAATTGTTGCGAGGTGTTGGACGAGTCGGCCACGTTGTAGCCGACGCTGGCGGAGATACTCACCGGACCGTAACCACCGGACGCGGTCACCGACATGTTGAAGCCGCTCGAATGCTGTTGCTGCGATGAGGCGGCCTGCGTCAGCTCGGATTTTTCCGCTACGCCTTCTTCGCTGTAGGCCTCGAGAAAATCGGTGACGATGTTCTCGAATTCCTCCGAGGTGTTGGACCACTCCTTGTGCGTGATGTTGACTTCCTCCGCCGGACTAAGCGGCACCGAGTACGCCAACTCGCCGCGCTCGATGCCGGCCGGCGTGAAGCCGACGCGCTCCAAGTGCAGAAAGCCGACCGGTTCGATTTCCAACCGTGCATGGAAGGCATACAACACGTCGGTCGCCACTTGAATCGCGACCAGTGAGGCGTTGGTAATATCCAAGGGTGCCAAGCGACGCGGGTCCATTGCCGAGATCAGCTCGGCGGCTTGGCTGTTAATCAGCGTGACCGCGTCCCGCAACCCCGGCGTCGTGTGCGCGAGGTCGGTTAGGTTGGCCAGCGTGAGCGGCAATCTCTCCAGACGCAGTTCGGTGGTGGTTGCCGCGGCACTCTCTTGCGGCAGTGCCAACATAAAACTCTGGCGCGTAACGCTGCCCGCGCCGACGGCCAGCGTTGCGGTGCTCGCGCGCCGCTTGGCTTTTTTCGTCAAGGCTTTGAGCGGCGTCGTTTCCTCATGCTGATAAAGCGTGGCACCGGGAAAATGGACGTTGACGAATTGCGTGTCCTTCTTGAACCCTTTCGGCAGCGTCACCGCGGGCGCCGTTTTTGGTGTCGACTGCAACACGCTGGACAACTGCGCATCGATCCGCGCGGTCGCGGCAGTGAGATCGCCGTGGCGTTTTTTGCGCAGCGCGATCAGCGCCTCACCCACGTGCGCGATGTCCTGCGGCGTGATGGACGCCAACTCCGCCAGCGCATTCAACTTCGGCGCAGCGGCATATTTGTCGTCCGCACCGAAGCTGCGCTCGACGATATCGAGAATGCGTAAACTCGGCTTATGCGTCGCCAGCACGCGACGCAGTTGTTTGATTTCACTCGGCAGGATATGCAGCCCGGCGATCGCACTCCATTTGTCGACGACGCGCCCACCGCCGCCGGCATCGGCGGGCGGCGACTCCTTGGTGGATTTAATCGGTGTGTAGGTAGCGCGATTGAGCGTGCGTTTGGCGTTATCCAACTCGGCCATAGATCCTCCCTGCATATATGAAGATGGCAATCAGCCGTGGTAGTTTCCGGCATTTCTTGGCCAGAAACTACTCGTCGCGCATAACCATCTAATTTCGTTCCGGCAATTCGTGCCCAAACGAGGTGGCACCGATACGGTGCGTGATAGGGAATGTTTAACGGATGTCGAAAATACCCTCGCCCAATCGACTAATTGTCGAATCCAACGCGCAGGAAAAACCGGCTTGGCACTCGCTTACCCTGCCCTGCACATGGATCGGCGGCAAATTCCGCATTAATCAACGGGTTCCTAACGCACGAGGAGCGAAGCATGAAATACATCTGCCTGGGATATCTGGACCCGGAAAAATGGGCGGCTATGTCGGAGCGCGAGCAACAGACGTTCATGGACGACTGTATTGCTTACGATGATTGGTTGCGCGCCAACGGCCATTTCATCGGCGGTGAAGCGCTAGAAGGCGTGGACAAGGCCGCCACCCTGCGCGTCCGCGACGGCAACGTCTCGGCCACCGATGGACCGTTTGCCGAAACCAAGGAACTGCTGGGTGGAATTTTGTTGCTCGAAGCGCGGGATATGAATGAGGCGATTCAACTCATGTCCAAACATCCCGGCGTGCGCGGCGGCAGTTTTGAGATACGACCGAGCTTTGATATTCAGCCGTTGGTTGAGGCCAGCCGTCAGCGGCGTTCATCAACGCGCCAGTAGTCATTAAAATACTCGACCCCTACGGCCAGGTATTGAGACAGATCAAAGAGGAGATTGAACATGACTAAATCTAAACGGGAACTACGCACACGTGCTGCCAAGCGTGACCTCGGAAAGGAGCTATTGCAGTCGGTACGCGAAATGAAAGCGGGCCACCGCGGACGAGTCCACAAAGTAAAAATACCGCCTATCGTGGAGGCACGGCTTAAATCAGAATTGTCTCAAGCACAATTCGCCCGCCTGCTAGGCGTATCCGTTCGCACGCTTCAAGACTGGGAGCAGGGCAGACGGAAACCGTCGGGTGCAGCAAAGACGCTTATTTCGATTGCCGCACGCCGACCTGAAGTATTACGGTCCTCGGCCGCATAAATCAGGGCGATCCGAACCGTCGCCTCTGTCCCCGATGGGCTCGTACACGAGCCCTGTTAACGTCGAGTTCGTCGAGCACGCCGACGGTGTCGTCGTTAAAGAAACCTTCGACGCGGAAACCGAGAACCCACCAGAACTCCAGCGCACCGGCTGGCAAGCCATCCTGAACAACTTCGGCCGGCATGTGGAAGCGAAGGATTGAACCGGATCGACGACGCGTTAGTCGGCCAGACCATTACGTGGAGTGATACACGTGCCAAAAGCCAAACCAACAACGGTTGCCGAGTACATCGCCGCTGCTCCCAAAGATGCGCGGTGGATGTATTGAGAGAATTGTTGAGGCAGAAATGTACAAAAGAACGGCGACTGATTTATTTGTCCGTCGATTAAACTAATTTATCCCATTTATCTGTCCTCTTGTGCGGCGCGACTTCGCGATTAGCTTCACGCGCTGGCACAAGAGAGGTGGCCTCCGGTCGTGAAAGGCGGCTATCGACCCGACGCGGTCGTCGGATTCTTCTGGTTGATACTACGACGCGAGCACTGATCCCGGCGGCGCTGGGATAGCGCGACTGCCTCCGGGGGCTTTATACCTTCCTATACCCTATACTCCCTATGCTTTTTACCCGGCTCGTTTTTTACCCTTAACCTCAAGGACAAGATTATGAAAATGGAAATTTCGCTTTCGTGCCTCAAAAAAATCCTCTTTTCAACAATGCTGGTTTGTCTGATCGCCCCTATCACACCGGCAACCGCAGCCAGCAAAAAACAAGCAGCAACGAATGCTTGTGCGTTACCAACGAAACCAGCCAGCAGCCAAGCTGAAACAGCCTGGAGACTTTTTGTAGCGATAAATTGTAAAACCGCCAATAACCACCTTACATGGGAAACGTGGACAACCCAGGCTTGCCTGAATAACCCGGCTGATTGCAACACCCGAAAGCTGCATGGCAGTTTGCTGCGCGCCAAGTTGGCGGCAGGTGACGATCCACGTCGCACCGGTGGCTGTTCGCCAATGACGACAACGGCCTCGGCAGATCCATCGCTTCTTCCCTTCGTGCCAACCAATCTCAGTGCCGATCCGCAGTTTTGTGAAGAAGTCACGATCAACCCCAGCGAGCAAGCCTATGCGACGAGCAAGGGCCTGCTAACGGAAACGGGACAAGTTAACTATCTTCAATCCGGCGCGACGATTAATTTTCCGACTGGCGCGGTTGAGGTAAAGGCAGATTGGGTTGCCGCATCGTCTTTTACAGGAGTGACGT encodes:
- a CDS encoding YciI family protein, which produces MKYICLGYLDPEKWAAMSEREQQTFMDDCIAYDDWLRANGHFIGGEALEGVDKAATLRVRDGNVSATDGPFAETKELLGGILLLEARDMNEAIQLMSKHPGVRGGSFEIRPSFDIQPLVEASRQRRSSTRQ
- a CDS encoding glyoxalase, whose amino-acid sequence is MILSVHHAQITIPTGTEDQARGFYCGLLGLGEITKPENLNGRGGFWMQLPNLQVHVGTEDGFDRTKTKAHVAYAVGDLATVRELLVSHGIEPQDGLPIPGYDRFECRDPFGNRMEFIQRINDK
- a CDS encoding caspase family protein — its product is MPHRLIFSIVAAAISIGSLGFPRPTLAVPDQKVALVIGNAEYSAAERLINPLNDAADMCASLKRLGYETLCYLNLKNRKEFVERLQGFVNLLKPKSKAVFYYAGHAVQIKGENYLVPTKARVRSWNEVTAELVSVDSVLTYMKKAQVGFSMVILDACRNNPFTAAGQHNSRSMTRSALPVSVSPPAAKAGDVAYGLGAIRDAPVGSIVLYATGSDDVAYDGEGRNGPLTKHILMHIETPGITVEEMIKRVTAGVQNETLKTVGHRQTPFVYSSFTGEFCFTVCGPKVDVVEMNQLRQERAELQKQLANPKSKQRVFVPPTL
- a CDS encoding DUF1778 domain-containing protein; translated protein: MQKSEHTRSRPKCVRATSGKASPTRVTSRAASSRRGLVQKPNVRTKPARTKVTVPRARVIAPKLDRLDLRVNQDMKKLFARAADFLGGSITSFVLESAQLRATDIIQRFEQIQLSNADRDVLLAALANPPEPNAALRAAFEKYGHVNRK
- a CDS encoding type II secretion system protein GspG is translated as MEAYAKTNYPGIQPANPIENARPLLTPLQRRTWEQMQQVIGWIESYMNDHGAYPTTAQGLAVLSTYGTVPAADPWGNAYVYRSPGRVNDYDLVSLGADGAEGGTGENADIVSWAEASLIGQWYEYTPTSALDIAFNEILPSA
- a CDS encoding GNAT family N-acetyltransferase, coding for MNVYLRRYALLNHQQDIARTAVAIDDAARVFGFYNVATGSIGFDELPPNFAKKGFPKYPVSAVRLARLAVDLTMQGKGLGAALLIGSLERAWSAAQLVGVHIIVVDAKNDKAKAFYNHFGFIELPHSPMTLILPMSTVERLVGK
- a CDS encoding helix-turn-helix domain-containing protein, with the protein product MTKSKRELRTRAAKRDLGKELLQSVREMKAGHRGRVHKVKIPPIVEARLKSELSQAQFARLLGVSVRTLQDWEQGRRKPSGAAKTLISIAARRPEVLRSSAA
- a CDS encoding transporter substrate-binding domain-containing protein, translating into MPAASDTITLRADVWCPYNCEPESDNPGYMIELAKLAFEKAGHKVSYRQRDWKEAIADSRAGKYTGIVGASRPDAPDFVFPEESLGRSRSCFFTNPNDSWSYSGPASITANMKVATISGYAYGAEIDGLIAKFPERFKTMTGQEGKENPLAANIIRLWDRKVNALVDDRNVVLNTLGGIKAIGKLREAGCAQENSEVYIAFSPKHPKAKEYAQLLSNAVTQARQNGTLKAILAKYGLTDWK